A region from the Pseudomonas promysalinigenes genome encodes:
- a CDS encoding APC family permease: MEQTSTPAGALRKNALGMWNIVFFVLATNGPLTGLIGVVPTAILMGNGVGLPGVFLVVGAVYLLFAVGFVAMGRHIRNAGAFYAYVATGLGRPMGAASAFLAIVAYAGMQIACYGLIGFFTSEAFHRLGINLEWWVASIGYAILVQLFGTRNVEFNGRFLALLMLAELVVIVIFDIAVVGHGGGPEGFSMVSFEPTNVFATGLGAALVFVGGAFMGFETTAIYAEEARDPAKTLPRATFTALILIMLFYAVSSWLLLVAIGPSVAIDTITQDPGGVWFQLSTKLVGVALADAINILLITSLFAVLLSFHNSLSRYLFSMGRERILPSILAVTHKKHQTPYVASTLQTVICLTLLVIFGAAGADPITQVLPLGSAPATIGILAVQCLASIAVIRYFRKDSMGVSIWKRLIAPAVSALALAYGVVLIINNMSLLTGGESIFNSLIPVGMLLVAIAGMCLAGWHKWRNPQIYANLGRVLNEV, translated from the coding sequence ATGGAGCAGACCTCTACTCCAGCTGGAGCATTGCGGAAAAACGCGCTAGGGATGTGGAACATCGTATTCTTTGTTCTCGCTACAAATGGGCCATTGACCGGCCTAATCGGGGTTGTTCCTACAGCCATTTTAATGGGGAATGGTGTTGGCCTGCCCGGAGTTTTCCTAGTGGTGGGCGCAGTTTATCTGCTCTTTGCGGTCGGTTTTGTCGCTATGGGGCGACACATCCGGAACGCAGGCGCGTTCTATGCTTATGTTGCCACCGGGCTCGGCCGTCCGATGGGAGCTGCTTCTGCGTTTTTGGCCATCGTTGCTTATGCTGGCATGCAGATCGCGTGCTATGGTCTTATCGGGTTCTTCACCTCTGAGGCGTTCCATCGTTTAGGCATCAATCTTGAGTGGTGGGTCGCAAGCATAGGCTATGCAATCCTGGTTCAACTGTTTGGTACCCGTAATGTCGAGTTCAATGGGCGATTCCTTGCCTTGTTGATGCTCGCGGAGCTGGTTGTCATTGTAATATTTGACATCGCAGTTGTTGGGCACGGTGGTGGGCCTGAAGGCTTCAGTATGGTTTCCTTTGAGCCGACAAATGTCTTTGCTACCGGACTGGGTGCCGCACTGGTATTCGTCGGTGGTGCGTTCATGGGCTTTGAGACAACTGCGATTTATGCAGAAGAAGCTCGCGACCCTGCCAAGACCCTACCGCGGGCAACCTTTACTGCTCTGATTTTGATCATGCTCTTCTATGCAGTGTCTTCTTGGCTGTTGCTGGTTGCAATCGGTCCATCGGTCGCCATCGATACGATCACGCAGGATCCAGGTGGAGTGTGGTTCCAGTTGTCGACCAAACTGGTTGGCGTTGCACTCGCTGATGCCATCAACATTTTGCTGATCACTAGCCTGTTTGCAGTGTTGCTCAGCTTCCACAATTCGCTATCCCGTTACCTCTTCTCGATGGGACGTGAGCGGATCCTGCCTAGCATACTGGCCGTGACCCATAAGAAGCATCAGACCCCGTATGTTGCTAGTACGCTCCAGACCGTCATTTGCCTGACCCTTCTGGTCATTTTCGGTGCTGCGGGTGCCGATCCGATTACCCAGGTACTCCCATTGGGTAGCGCTCCGGCAACGATCGGAATCCTGGCCGTGCAATGTCTGGCTTCGATCGCGGTTATTCGCTACTTCCGCAAGGACTCGATGGGGGTCAGCATTTGGAAGCGCTTGATTGCCCCTGCGGTGAGTGCGCTAGCCCTTGCTTACGGTGTGGTCTTGATCATCAACAACATGTCGTTGCTCACTGGTGGTGAGTCGATCTTCAACTCGCTGATTCCTGTCGGGATGCTCCTGGTAGCGATTGCCGGTATGTGCTTGGCCGGCTGGCACAAGTGGCGCAATCCGCAGATCTACGCCAACCTCGGTCGTGTCCTGAACGAGGTGTAG
- a CDS encoding MoaF C-terminal domain-containing protein, with the protein MTYQIEEEMKAQAYIPTADWPTLGEMAEGFEGHKYVSTDFLSGKTVNIRFENGWLIEHRFESATALSWKILEGEGTGLSATEIYEAIEVRPGILFVEFLKPAHQESATLIWKVETGDILAAVSSFHEQAGEKRTQTGFAAAVVDGMPGGSPIRKSSSLAGKRVLYRYSEDDWYEHVYFSAETMAWNCVNGAEKGIADVEKCAYYDVADDLYVLFWTETVMPVESVVVVDLKQMRSIGRFFCWDPKPAQLLHMTFGSKATLLNETHYPKSFEE; encoded by the coding sequence GTGACCTACCAGATTGAAGAAGAAATGAAGGCCCAGGCGTACATCCCGACTGCGGATTGGCCAACGCTCGGAGAGATGGCCGAAGGCTTCGAAGGGCACAAATACGTAAGCACTGACTTTCTCTCTGGGAAAACGGTGAACATTCGTTTCGAAAATGGATGGCTGATCGAGCACCGATTCGAAAGCGCTACCGCTCTGAGCTGGAAAATCCTGGAAGGCGAAGGGACTGGCCTCAGTGCCACTGAAATCTACGAAGCTATTGAGGTCCGGCCGGGCATCCTTTTTGTAGAATTTCTTAAGCCTGCTCACCAGGAATCTGCAACCCTGATCTGGAAAGTCGAGACCGGCGATATCCTCGCTGCCGTTTCCTCCTTCCATGAGCAGGCTGGTGAAAAACGCACTCAGACTGGCTTTGCTGCGGCGGTCGTCGATGGCATGCCTGGTGGCTCACCCATCAGAAAATCGTCCAGCCTGGCAGGGAAGCGCGTCCTCTACCGCTACAGCGAAGATGATTGGTATGAGCACGTTTACTTCAGCGCAGAAACGATGGCCTGGAATTGCGTTAACGGTGCCGAGAAGGGCATCGCAGACGTCGAGAAGTGCGCTTACTACGACGTGGCTGATGATCTATATGTGCTTTTCTGGACCGAAACCGTGATGCCGGTTGAATCAGTCGTCGTTGTCGATCTCAAGCAGATGCGGTCAATAGGGCGCTTCTTCTGCTGGGACCCCAAGCCTGCGCAATTGCTGCACATGACTTTCGGTTCCAAAGCAACCTTGCTCAACGAAACGCATTATCCGAAATCGTTCGAAGAGTGA